The proteins below come from a single Zea mays cultivar B73 chromosome 8, Zm-B73-REFERENCE-NAM-5.0, whole genome shotgun sequence genomic window:
- the LOC103635904 gene encoding uncharacterized protein, translated as MMTSMSLMFVNQYLGTKANKSATWVHAEHRQKEMLNLMVRGKGINLLNCLVFQISNFVRESQKKTRLLSELIGSEQVGVSADAVQVDHTNSVDLCEGGKRKMHLEVGKGNDTTNQQVDEIQSRAVKNKAKYTGVDKLEDGSSLMNWLKSTNKKVRTKKKDSEHKNLDSSSISRSYPDIVASNDMHHDFLPSVGDVGQANVPSTTSAKHGNGNAQNDKLEQNMQKMDGLCENESRNLKQRFFSNEKSTILLKRKLLSTSVVHDENIENSNIKRDMLRSDDLPQMEPEGSVQRCLAKVSLGKQKIQNVSGLHKKNIPKNKKGKQKVHKKQNVIDDFPMDIVELLARNQHERQLMTDTNSLENCHTQPKVAQVDCAAFAAKGCPTNASNEFNTNFQKSLASESKQKSLQDQASPSTEAANVNPQDLHTQKSSQCHAASSTSTEVPNGQPPESQMQNSLQVHVLPIKRSFIVYPSKLPVLDDILECTQEQQTQFHRDGGVTIACTSPMFSHHQHIAEVPARSWRNNGEKKLMWDSFKTASRNSPTSSYGFQFGNRLQEVHSSPSHAYGASSNYAAHQPVIVAVDQPRSVPSTTSTMEAGRLYDRRIPGQSGLYPKEPMPATHLLRLMDSSTAPDFTNYQRANRRQMEHQTQTLDSQYTQHDQYNGSLSTSYGRHITGKVPPTLQDLSRRQVQQNLHRPLRPHPRVGVLGSLLQQDIANWYENCGPPQSGYRLGVSKGTASLDMNRHGNYETLNSGVFTAGWNALQLGSVSSLADPEYRLPRYGTGQPCTGGNGRTVHPLDKLVRKDICVTNRNPADFTVISDMNEYMRSL; from the exons ATGATGACCTCAATGAGCCTAATGTTTGTAAACCAGTATCTGGGCACAAAAGCAAACAAGTCTGCAACATGGGTCCACGCCGAGCATCGTCAAAAAGAAATGTTGAATCTGATGGTAAGAGGAAAAGGAATAAATCTACTAAACTGCCTGGTATTTCAGATCTCAAATTTTGTCAGAGAAAGCCAAAAAAAGACAAGGCTGTTATCAGAACTCATAGGTTCTGAACAGGTAGGGGTTTCTGCAGATGCCGTTCAAGTGGACCATACTAACAGTGTTGATCTCTGTGAGGGTGGTAAAAGAAAAATGCACCTTGAGGTTGGAAAAGGTAATGACACTACTAATCAGCAAGTGGACGAAATCCAGTCAAGAgctgtcaagaacaaggcaaaataCACAGGAGTAGACAAGTTAGAAGATGGATCCTCTCTAATGAACTGGCTGAAAAGCACTAATAAGAAAGTTAGAACAAAGAAAAAAGACTCAGAACACAAGAATCTTGATTCCTCTTCTATTTCAAGGTCTTACCCAGATATAGTTGCTTCTAATGATATGCATCATGATTTTCTACCCTCAGTTGGGGATGTGGGCCAGGCAAATGTACCATCTACTACCAGTGCCAAGCATGGGAATGGAAATGCACAGAATGACAAACTGGAGCAAAATATGCAGAAGATGGATGGCCTGTGTGAAAATGAATCTAGAAACTTGAAACAGAGGTTCTTCTCAAATGAAAAATCAACGATTTTGCTAAAGAGAAAGCTACTGTCCACTTCGGTTGTCCATGATGAGAACATTGAGAACAGTAATATAAAGAGAGATATGCTCAGGTCAGATGATTTGCCTCAAATGGAACCTGAAGGCTCTGTACAGAGATGTTTGGCAAAG GTTTCTCTTGGTAAACAAAAGATCCAGAATGTGTCTGGCCTCCACAAGAAGAATATACCAAAGAATAAGAaaggaaagcagaaggtgcacaaGAAACAGAATGTGATAGACGACTTCCCCATGGACATTGTTGAACTTCTCGCCAGAAATCAGCATGAGAGACAGTTGATGACTGACACCAATTCTTTGGAAAACTGTCATACTCAACCCAAGGTAGCTCAAGTTGATTGTGCTGCATTTGCAGCCAAGGGTTGTCCCACCAATGCATCAAATGAGTTCAACACTAATTTCCAAAAATCTTTGGCATCGGAAAGTAAGCAGAAGTCCTTACAGGATCAAGCATCACCCAGTACAGAGGCTGCCAATGTGAATCCGCAGGATTTACATACTCAGAAGTCATCACAGTGTCATGCAGCATCCAGCACCAGCACCGAGGTTCCAAATGGTCAGCCTCCAGAATCACAAATGCAAAATTCGCTTCAGGTTCATGTGTTACCCATCAAACGGTCTTTCATTGTGTACCCTTCAAAATTACCTGTCCTTGATGACATTTTGGAGTGTACCCAAGAACAACAGACACAATTCCACAGGGATGGAGGGGTCACCATTGCATGTACCTCACCTATGTTTTCACATCATCAACATATTGCTGAAGTGCCTGCTCGGAGCTGGAGGAATAACGGGGAAAAGAAGTTAATGTGGGATTCTTTCAAGACAGCTTCAAGAAATTCACCAACATCGTCATATGGTTTTCAATTCGGAAACAGGCTTCAAGAAGTTCATTCATCTCCCAGTCATGCTTATGGAGCTTCTAGTAACTATGCAGCTCACCAGCCAGTAATTGTGGCTGTAGATCAGCCGAGAAGTGTTCCAAGCACAACATCGACTATGGAGGCTGGTAGGTTGTATGATCGAAGGATTCCTGGACAGTCAGGCCTCTACCCAAAAGAGCCTATGCCTGCAACACATCTTCTGAGATTGATGGACTCATCAACAGCTCCAGACTTCACAAACTATCAAAGAGCTAACAGGCGCCAGATGGAACATCAAACACAAACTCTGGATTCACAATATACACAGCATGATCAGTATAATGGGTCACTGAGCACATCATATGGAAGACACATAACTGGAAAGGTTCCACCGACACTGCAAGACTTATCTCGGCGTCAGGTCCAGCAAAACCTGCACAGGCCTTTACGCCCTCATCCTCGGGTGGGCGTGCTTGGTTCGTTGCTGCAGCAGGATATCGCAAACTGGTATGAAAACTGCGGGCCGCCACAGTCTGGATACAGGCTGGGCGTTTCTAAAGGGACGGCATCGCTTGATATGAACAGACATGGAAACTACGAGACCTTGAACTCAGGAGTGTTCACAGCAGGATGGAATGCCCTTCAATTGGGTTCTGTTAGCTCTCTTGCCGATCCAGAGTACCGGTTGCCAAGGTATGGTACAGGTCAGCCTTGTACAGGTGGCAATGGGAGAACGGTTCACCCGTTGGATAAGCTTGTGCGAAAGGATATCTGTGTGACTAACAGAAACCCAGCTGATTTTACTGTAATTAGTGACATGAATGAGTATATGAGAAGCCTTTGA
- the LOC103637281 gene encoding uncharacterized protein, protein MERYAFDNITNVELWENMQYVLDEVEPLYMFLTFVDQEKSPTLGEVHMQYTNTKHTYQSKFENDSARYNTIMDVVDAKMNTVMTDTYVQPVCALHPYVNYVMGATNNLMTDLRKGVERMFDSNTAAMALQEYDFFKRKIGDFSSELARRMVVDRGTSPSSWWSMFGSDTPTLQRVAKRLLSLCASSSGCERNWSTFAFIHTKLRNKLDYLKLHELVFVNYNLHLRIQRATGTPEPSEFDPALAFMDLSLHRHNKAIRDWMERGRCNAPPTLDEDSTISDTPLPSTLFTLLVHEQGGTEKV, encoded by the coding sequence ATGGAAAGATATGCTTTCGACAACATCACCAATGTTGAATTGTGGGAGAACATGCAATATGTTTTAGATGAAGTTGAACCTCTGTATATGTTCCTAACATTTGTTGATCAGGAGAAAAGTCCAACACTTGGTGAGGTGCACATGCAATACACAAACACCAAACACACATATCAAAGTAAGTTTGAGAATGACAGCGCCCGCTACAACACGATCATGGATGTGGTTGATGCTaaaatgaacactgtcatgacagACACATATGTGCAACCAGTGTGTGCCTTGCATCCATATGTGAACTATGTCATGGGGGCGACGAACAATCTCATGACAGATCTTCGTAAGGGTGTTGAAAGGATGTTTGATTCGAATACTGCTGCAATGGCACTCCAAGAGTATGACTTCTTCAAGAGGAAGATTGGAGACTTCTCGAGTGAGCTTGCAAGGAGAATGGTCGTTGACCGTGGGACTTCTCCTTCGAGTTGGTGGTCCATGTTTGGATCAGATACGCCAACACTTCAACGTGTTGCTAAGCGGCTACTATCACTGTGTGCCTCGTCGAGTGGGTGTGAGCGCAACTGGAGTACTTTCGCCTTCATCCACACAAAGCTCCGCAACAAACTCGACTACTTGAAATTACATGAGCTTGTGTTCGTTAACTACAACCTTCATCTTCGCATCCAACGAGCAACTGGTACACCAGAGCCTAGTGAGTTTGATCCTGCCTTGGCCTTCATGGATCTATCATTACATAGGCATAATAAAGCCATTAGAGATTGGATGGAAAGAGGAAGATGCAATGCACCTCCAACGTTGGATGAAGACTCAACTATCAGTGACACTCCTCTTCCTAGCACGTTGTTTACATTGCTTGTACATGaacaaggaggcacagagaaagtATAG